In Planococcus shixiaomingii, the DNA window GTAAGGATATAAAGTTGAAAAATCAATCGAACGAATCTGAACAGAAATTCCAATCGGTCATAGAATCCGCGAATGACGCTATTATTGTGGCGGATCAGTTAGGCCTCGTTATCCAGTGGAACCAAGGCGCCGAAGCGATTTTCGGCTTTTCAAAAAAAGAAGTGCTTGGGAAGAACCTCGATCTCATTATACCCGACCGTTTTAAAGAAGCGCATCGAAAAGGATTAGAACGATACTATACTTCAAAATCGCCAAGTCTGATGGGCAAAACACTGGAATTGACGGGTTGCCGAAAAGATGGGACAGAGTTTCCATTGGAATTGTCCCTCGGTTCATGGGAAACAGAAAGTGGTCTGTATTTCAGCAGTATTATCCGTGATATATCTGAACGCAAACAGACGGAAGAAAAGATCAATGATTTGGTCTATCTGGATCCTTTGACCAAGCTGCCAAACCGACGACTGTTTTACGACCGATTAAGTTCTATATTAAGTCAAGCAAAAGAAGATGAGCAATCTTTCTCACTTTTGTTTATTGACTTGGATCATTTTAAATTGATCAACGATACGTTCGGCCACTCAATCGGCGATCAGTTGTTAATCCAAGCAACTGACCGGCTGCAATGCAACTTATCGGAACGCGACACAGTAGCCCGTCTTGGCGGTGATGAATTTGTCTTGATTTTGCCTCAGACAGATCACAATAAAGCGGCTGCGTTCGCACAGGATTTACAAAATATTTTCAATAAACCTTTCTATTTCAGCAGTGAAGAGCTATTCGTCAGCGTATCGATCGGCATTGGTATGTTTCCGAATGACGGGGATACAAAGGAAGCCTTGATACAAAGCGCGGACATTGCCTTGTACCGGGTAAAAGAAGAAGGACGAAATGGCTTCCAGTTCCATACGAGCGAGATGAATGAAATTGTTGCCCGAAAATCGAAGTTGGCAATGAGCCTCAGAAAAGGGCTGGAATACGGCGAATTCGATATTCACTACCAACCTCAAATCGATATAAAGAGCGGGACAATCATTGGCGTGGAAGCGCTTGCTCGTTGGACGCATTCAAAAATGGGGAAAATTTCCCCCGCTGAATTTATTCCGCTTGCAGAAGACACCGGAGCGATTATCCAGATTGGCGAATTTGTCCTGCGAGAAGCATGCAAGCAAAACAAAGCGTGGCAAGACGCTGGCCTCCCTCCTTTTCGAGTAGCGATCAACATTTCAGCCCGCCAATTTTCTCAGACAAATTTGGCGGAAATGATAAAAGATGCTTTAGAGGAATCCGGCCTTGAGCCGAAGTATTTGGAACTTGAATTGACCGAAAGCATTATCCAAGGATCGAAAAGCGCCATTTCGATGATGCAGGAACTGAAAAAAATGGGCATCCATTTATCGATTGACGATTTTGGAACTGGCTATTCTTCGTTGAGTTACTTGAAACTGTTCCCAATCGATACATTGAAAATTGACCAGTACTTTACCCGTAATATACAGGTGGATCCAAAAGACGCAGCCTTGGTGGATACCATTATCCGGATGGCTCACAACTTGGAACTCAATGTAATTGCGGAAGGTGTAGAAACAAGCGAGCAGCTGGAATTTTTGAAAGTCAGGCACTGCGACCAAGCGCAGGGCTACTACTTCAACAAACCGCTGCCGGCTGAAGAGATTGAACGGATTTACCGGCAGCTTGAAGGCGCTCAGTTATTGATTCAATAAGAAAGGGCGGACACATTGAGTGTCTGCCCTTTTTCTTTGCTTACAAAGCAAAACTAAGCCGTAATTAATTAAGGGGTCCATTAAAATCTAAAAAGAAGGAAGTGATCAGTTTAAGATCACTTCCTTCTTACAATTTATTTAGGCATTGCTATTTTAGGTATAAGTTCCGTTTTCTGCATACTATAAGAATTATAGTAGCCAGATTCGTCAATTCCAAAACGGTATGCATTCCCCAGTTGGTCTTCATATTGAATAACATAATATAAATCCTCCGCAGACTTTTTGGTGTATGTTCTTTCATTTTTCCCTTCGTCTAAATTATAAGTTTCTTTGTCTACTATATAATCACTATAATACCCGTCATATACGTATAAGGTCATTTTTGTTGGCTCTTTTACATCTATTAATAGATTAAGCTGTGTATTTTCCCAATAATAATCGACCGATGGAGTAAAAGAATAAGAATGTGCTGTAAGCCACGCTGGACTTTCCTCATTGGTGATTTTCCCTTTAACCGTTGTTTCATTTCCGAAAGCATTCTTAGCTTTGATTACGTAATAATAGACCTCATAATCCCAATACTCATAATACCCTTCGTCATCATAACCGTCCCAATTGAAATGATTAATGCCGGCTTTACGAGAAGCCTTTTCGATAGTCCGTATTTTGGTATTGCTGCTGTCAAAGATTTCAATAGTCACGCTTGAGTCTTGTGATAATTTATAATAGATATCACTACCTGCACCGTATTCAAAAAAGTTTGAAACAGATGGATACATGATATCCACCGCTGTCAAAGATACAGTCATATTGCCTATATAAGAATTGGTGTTTTTATATTTGTCGACTGCTGTAATATTAAATTGATACTTTCCATCTGGCAAAATGTTGCCTGCTTGGTCTTTGCCGTCCCAAACAAAAATATTTGTCCCAGTATTTTTGGAGTTGCCCGTTTCTACTGTTCTAACAACTTGTCCGTTATTCAACAATTGAATGGTTACGGAAGCTGGCTTGCTAATGTTATAGCTGAAGGATGCATTTCCTTCCTTCTTAAAAGTTAAATCTTTTGTTGAACTAACGATTGGTTTCTGCCAGTCCTGTAAAGAAAAGACTTTCGATTTTGTAACCATTTGATTTCCAGCAGCATCTTTGGCTTCCGTTTGATACATATAGCTGCCCTCGGAAACGAACTTGCCACTATCATTTTTTCCGTTCCATTGAAGTGTAACTGCACCTGAATTAAACGTTTGCTTGTTTGTTAACCGTTTTACTTTTACTCCTTTATCTGTCGTTACATAGGTGGTTGCCGTAACTTTTTCTTTGAAGGTTACTTTTACCGCATTTTTCGATGCTCCATCGGATTTGAATGGAGTTGCCAGTAGATCGATTTGAGCTGCTGGTTTCGTAGCATCAATTTTTATGGATACGTTGACATTTGAGGCTTTAATCTTATTAGCGCCAACTCCTGATAGGACAAGTTTATACGTACCGTCTTTTACCTTTTCCTCTTTACTGTTGGTACCATTCCACTCGATTTTATTCGTTTTGGCGGTTATGGATTTGTTGCTGAATATCGTTTTGATTACTGTGTTTTTGCTGTTATAAATTTTGGCGGTAATGGCCGTTTTTTGATTTACATCAAAATATAGTTTTAGCTTACTTTGCACAGTCGGCGAGTATAAAGCCGATGAGCTGATCTTGATCGACGGTTTAACTTTGTTTGTAAGTTTAACCGTTTTTTTCTTATAGACGCTTTCTCTGCCGTTAGTCAGTTTTGCAATAACGTTATAGGATCCTGTTGGTGCGTATAATCCATTTTCTTGTTTGCCATCCCAAGATGCAGTAAGTTTTCCGCCAGTCCATTTTTCTGGCTTAACCAATTTCTTGATTGTCGTCCCTTTGGAATTTTGAATATAAAACGATACCGTTTTTCCTTTTTGTGCAGTAAAGCTCATGCGGTTTTTATTAGTCCCGGATGCCGTGAAAGCAGCAGCCGATGAAATATTGGTAAGGGGTGTAGGTGTTTGTTTCAGAGCCTTTGACGCATCTACCCGACCATAACCGTAATAATAATCCCATCCCTTGCTCCCCAAATCAACGGCTGATTTAGTCAGGATATTTTCAACTTGATCAGGGCTTAACAGCGGATTCTTAGACAAGACCAAAGCAGCTACCCCCGAAACTACAGGAGCCGCCATCGACGTTCCATCCATGTATTTATAAGAGCTTCCTGACACAGTAGAGTAAATGTCCTCTCCCGGAGCAGCTAAATCAATATTGTATCCAAAATTTGAAAAACCGGTAATTTTGTCGCTGCTATTAGTAGCACTAACAGAGATGACAGAGGGCAATGATGCGGGATAAATATCGTAATATGTATTGTCATTACCGGCTGCCGCTATAATAGTGACCCCTTTATTTTTCGCATAAGTTGTTGCATCGTCCAGGGCATAATCATAGTAATAATTGCCAAGACTCATGTTTATTATGTTTGCTCCATTTTTGGTTGCATATACAATGGCATCAATAACATCGTAAGTATCAGCCCCTGAACTTTGGAATACATTGATTGGCATAATTTTAACGTTAGGAGCAATTCCTACGACTCCTTTTTTATTAATTGAAGCAGCAACCACCCCAGCCACATGGGTTCCATGTTCGCTGGCAGAAAAAGTTTTTTTCCCGGTAACAACGTTATATGGCGAAACAATTTTACCTTTAAGATCTGGATGATTAGTTTGTACACCGCCGTCAATAACTGCAACTATGATGCCTGACGACCCTTTAGTTGCGTCCCACGCTTTCTGCATTTGAATCTTTTTCAAATGCCATTGCTTTTTATAGCCTGAATCGCTTGGTACATAAGCTTGTGTTATTTCATAATTCGGCTGTACAAATTCAATTGTTTCTTGTTTAAGTAATTGATTTGCAGCTGTCAGCAACTCGCTGCCTTTTGGAAGCGAAACTAACGAAATTTTTCCATCTAATACACTCGAAACTTCTGTCCCTTCTACTGAACTCAAAATTCCCTGCTTTTCTGCTGCCGTAACGTATTCTTTAAATTTCACAATCAGTTCATTGTGGTTATACTCTTTTTTCTCATCAAACATTGTAACCAAGTTCTCTTTCGGTATTACCGGTTTATCTAGAACCTCATTTGCTGAAACAGTAGTTGAAAAAAGAAAAAAAGTTAGTAAAAAACTGATGAAAACTGTAGAGAATGAAAATTTGAGTTTCATATTTTGACAACCTTTCACAAGCTTTTAATTATAAATTACTTCAATGCCTCTACCTTATGTTGCCATTCTATTTATATAAATAATGCTTAATAAAAGCCTTATTCTCTTTTTCTGTCCTATCACTTAAAAAGAGATCCTCTTATTGTCTATTTAGAATGACACTTAATATATCCATTATTGCCCATTTAAACTCTTAAAGATAGTCTTTTTTATCTATCAAATTACTAGTCTAATGTATAAAAATGTTAGGCGCTTTCTTTTCCGTTACCTTCGTAGATTGTAAGCAATGAGTTAGGCACTAAAAAGAAAAAGAGACACACGATGTGCCCCTTTTTTCTGATACTATTATTTTTTTGTGAAGAGAACTTTATTTAGGCCACCGATATATATACGATCTCCATTTTTAAGGGTGGTTGTTACACTTCCAACTCCCCATTCATCTGGATCCCTCATCAAGGTTTCAATCACAAACATGTCATCTCCTCTAGAAATGAATAAATTCCCTACATAATCCGTTGTTGTAATTTTATATCTACCCGCGTTTATATCTTTGCCAACAGTCCAATAACCAGCATGCAGCGTAGTAGACTTTACATGTGAAACCTCAGTGAATTGTACACTGTCAATAAACTCAATTTCGATTGTGTCCCCTGCTTTAATATCTGTTGTAATCGCAGTTACACCGTATTCTCCATTGCTATCAAGGGTTTCAATTATATCCCGATCGTAAGAATTCGATGTTATATATACATTGCCAACTCCTGATTTTGCAGTAATTTTATAACGGCCTGCCGGTAAATGAGTTCCAGCCTTCCAAGTACCTGTAGTTAAGGTTTTGCTGTAAGGAACTTTAATAGTCGCAGATGTCACTTTGCCATTAGTCGTTGTAGCCGTGATTTTTGCAGTACCCGCTCCGACCGCAGTCACTTTTCCTTCGCTGTCGACTTTCGCTACTTTTGTGTTAGATGATTTCCACTTTAACGTTTTGTTCGTTGTGTTGCTCGGGCTTACAGTGGCAGTCAACGTAAGAGTTTTGCCTTTTGTAACGGTCGCAGCCGATTTGTTCATCTTCGCTGATTTCGCAGCTACCGGTGCGGTTACTGTCACTTTCGCCGTTGCAGATTTTCCGCTTTTTACAGATGCAGTAATAGTCACCGTACCTTTTGCTTTGCCGGTCACTTTCCCTTTACTGTCTACTGTAGCAATTTTGGTATTTGATGATTTCCACGTAACCGCTTTGTCTTTGCTGTCAGCTGGTGAGACAGTTGCAGAAAATGTACCCGTTTTGCCTTCCATTACCGAAAGACTGGTTTTATTAACTTTTACTGACTTAGCTGAAACATTTACATTCAGTGTTTTCACTACTTTTGAATTACCAGTAGCTGTAGCTGTTATTTTGGCTGTACCTTTAGCAATTCCTTTAACGTTGCCTGATGCGTCAACAGTAGCAACTTTAGTGTTTGAACTTTTCCACGTAATTGTTTTGTCCGTGGCATTTGACGGTGAAACAGTTGCGGTTACTTTGTATGTTTGGTTAGGTGTGATGGATAAACCTGATCTGGCAAGTTTGATGCTTGTCGGAACAATGATGGTTTCTTTAAAGCTCATTGTACCAGCTAAATCAGTAATATAGATTTTTTCGCCGGCAATCAGTTTTAACTCGACCGGGTCTTTATTTTCATACACTGCTACCGATTTTTTTTGATTTCCGTTGCTGTCTAGCACAAAAACATTAGCAAGATCCTCTTCATAGAGAGGTTGGTCAACATCAAGCAAATAAGTTCCGGCCGGGAAGTCTGTTCCAATAACGTAATAACCATTTGTCATTGCGTTTAAATCTGCTAGTGCAAGAATTCCGACTTCCAACTTCGGACTACTATCGATGAAAGAAACATCTACACGGTCTTCTGTTTCTAAATGAATGTTCAATTGGTTTGAGCGATAACTGTTGATCGTCTCTGTAATTACAGCTTCTTGGCCTCTATAAACCTCGATTTTCACGTAACCGTCTGTTGCTTTGAACTTATTTAAACCAGCAGAAATTTCATTTCCAACTACATACGTACCTTCATCCAACAATATATTCCCTTCAGCTTGCGCTGAAGTTCCAACAAAAAACGATAATAATAATACTAGCGTGAACGCCATCTTCAACCTTAATCCCTTTTTCACTAATGAACCTTCTTCCATTTTTATTTATTTTGTATTGCTATTAAATATATCGGCAGAAAAAACTTTATTTTTACTGTTTTATTTGCAATTCTTCTTATATTTTTGCTTCAGTCAATTGCAGAATTCGATATATAATAATCAGATTCATGCGTTAGATCATTCTTTACTCTCTGATCTTATTAATATAGTTTGCACCCCCATAGCAGATGGCACCTTCAAAAATCAAAAAAATGAGAGAAAGAAGAAATATTCATTATTATCATTTCTCTTTTGTTTTTTAATAAAAAAGCCTGTCCCTCAAAATTAGGAACAAGCTTCTTTTACAATTTAACTGCAGCCGTTGCAGTAAAAGTACTATACATCTTTTTGCCGTTTACGAATCGGTATGCCCGTACTTTGTAGTAGTAAGTCTTTCCTTTTGTTAAGCTCTTATCCGTGTAGATGATAGCAGAGCCTGAGGTGTAGGCTTTGATTTTGAAGTATGTTCCGGTTTTGCTTGTAGCTCGGTGAAGTTCATAGCCGCTTGCTTCTTTCACTTTAGGCCATGACGCTTTAATGGAAGTGCTGCCCGCTTTAACGGCTGAAATACTTGAAGGTTTAGCTGATGCTGTCTTAGAGCTAACAGGACCGGAATATGGATTGATGTATTTTTTTCCAGTAACCGTGCGAGATTGAGCGTAATAAGCCTTTCCTCCAGCCAGACCTTTATGGATATAGCTAAAAATACTGTTACTTCCAATGGATTTAACTACAGATCTTATAGGAAGGACCGGTTTTGCGCTAGCTGTACTGGAATACGGACCGAAGTATTTTTTGCCGTTGACTGTGCGGTAAGCTCGTACTTTGTAGTAATACGTTTTGCCGGCTGTTAATCCGGTTTTTGTGTGAGTGAGTGTGCTGCCGTTTCCAATCATTTTGATGTTTCTGTAAGCACCGTTTTTCGAAGTCGCTTGGTAAACGGCATAGCCGCTTGCACCGCTGACAGGGGACCAGCTAATCTTATTTTTGTTGTATCCGCCCGCTGCAGCTTTAACGGAAGCTGTATTCGATACAGCCGGTTTTCCGCTTGCAATGCTTATATAGGGACCGTACACTTTTTTACCGTCAATAGTCCGGTAAGCCCGCACTTTATAATAGTAGGTTTTGCCGGTTGTCAAACTGCTGTTGGTGTAGCTTAACGTGCTGCCGCTTGCTGCGGTGCCGACTTTGCTGTAAGTTCCTGAAAGTGATGTACTTCGGTATATTTCATAGCCATGTGCTCCTGCAGTTTGAGACCAGCTCACTTTCAGCTTATTGTATGCAGTTGTCGCAACTTTTAGAGTCGCATTCCCGACAGTGATTTTGGCAGCTGGACTTTTATTCCCTGCTGCGTCAACCGCAACCAAGGTTACGCTCGTACCTGCTGGCTGCTTGGCGATTTTCATCGTGAAGCCACCTCCGACAGCAGTCGCTTTCCCGATTTCTTTAGTCCCGGCATAGGCGTGAACTGTAGAGCCGGATTCAGCTTTTCCTGTAATCGAAGCTGATGTGTTGTAGAGCGAAATGACAATCGGCGCGTGTGGCGCCGTGACATCTGCCACTATGACCCCTTCTGCTTCGCTGACTTTTCCATTAGCGTCTGCAACAGTAACTTTCAATTTGGTTCCCGCTCGCTGTTTCGGAATGGCGACGGTGAACTTGTCGTCTTCCTCAACTATACCGGTTCCTAAAAGAGCTGTTCCGGCTTTAACAGTGACTGTTGCCTCCGCTTCCGCTGTACCTTTGACAGCAGTTGATTGATCGGTCACTCGATCGACTCCCGGTTTGGCAGGATTAAGCAGCAAGGCATCTTTGGCATTGACCCGGCCGTTGCCGAAAAGGTCGTCTCTGCCTGGTGCCCCTAGATCTTTTGCTGTTTCATATAGCCGCTTTTCAATTTCTTTATTTGATAGTTCAGGTTCATTGGACATGACCAATGCGGCGACTCCCGCTACTACCGGAGTTGCCATGGAAGTTCCGCTCATACTTTCAAACAACCCACCTGGCCACGTCGAGTAAATCGAATCTCCGGGTGCTGTAATGTCAATTGTCGAACCATAATTTGAAAAAGTGGATAACTCATCAGTGGATGTAGTAGAGCCCACTGAAATGACACCTGGGTAAGCCGCAGGATAGTTCGGCGTGCTTTTTCCGTCGTTTCCAGCCGCTGCGACCAAAACTACCCCGTTTTCATTAGCGGTTTTGACCGCAGTTTCAAAAGCTTCACTATATACCTCGGTTGCAAAACTCATATTGATGATGTCCGCTTCATTTTTCACCGCGTAGCTAATGCCCGCAATAATGTCAGAAGTTAGACTATATTGGCCGTTAAAAACATTAATCGGCATAATGCTTGTTTTTGGAGCAACGCCTGCCCCCATCGTTCTATTGCCGATTGACGCACCAATAATTCCTGCGATATGTGTGCCATGGCTTCCTGCTGGAATGGCAGTTGCACTGTCTTTCACGATATCGTATGGAGAAACCCATTTCCCGGCTAAATCAGGATGCAGCAAATCTGCGCCATCATCAATGACAGCGACTACGACATTTGGGGAACCGAGTGTCTGATCCCAGGCCCGAATGGTTCCGATTCTTTTGTGATGGTACTGCTCGAAATTTATAGCTGGATCGTTCGTTGTATACGCAAGCTTAATCAAATGATCCGGCTCAACGCTTTTAACGTCGCTTCTTTTCTCCAGCTCTTGTATAAAGCCATCTATCGTTTCACCTTTCGGGATTTCCACCGATACGAGTTGGTTTTCTTCCCCTTCAACCGGAATCACTTTTCCGTTCTTCAAAGGAACAGTGGCATCTTCTTCCATGATGACAATCACTTGATCGGTTTCCGCAGTTTTTGGTTGTTGACCTTCCGCGTATATGACTGTCTCTAAATTTAAAAATATCGTTAACGCCGCCAGCAAGGCTAATGTCTTTTTCATCCATCAAGCTCCCTATCAGTTAATATAAGAAATGAAAACTAAATCATTTCTTTCTGTCGGGTCTCATTATACTTTATTCCTACTCCAATTAATAGAAATTTACCAGCAAAATTACATGTTTTTCTTACAAATTTAGTTATTTTTAATTTGTTATGGAATGATTCTGGTAGTTCATTTCTTAAAATAAAGAAAATAGCCGCCCTTGGAATCTAGTGATTCCGAGAGCGGCTATTTTAGTTTTTCAAAAAAGATAAATCAATTCGGAACTTTTCCATCAAGAGAATCGCCAATTTCCAGTACCGGAACATTCACCTTAACCGTATCCGGATATTTTATGCCTGCTCCTGTATTCAAAGCGACCACCGTTTCCCCTTCTTGAATCCATCCGCTTTCCCTTAATTTGCGGATGGCCGCAAATGCAGCGGCTCCTTCCGGGCAAATAAAAGCCCCTTCCAATTGCGCGATTTTTTCTTGTTCTTCTATCATCACTTGATCGTCCACTGCAATGGCACAGCCTGCTGTCTGGTAAAGAGCCTTCAAAACGAGAAAGTCGCCGAGTGCTTTCGGCACATTGATCCCAAAAGCGATTGAAGCAGAGCCTGGCCAAAATTCGGACTCAGCCTTTTTCTCCTCCCAAGCCTTAACAATCGGAGCACAACCCACCGCTTGAACCGCAACGAGGCGCGGCAAGTCTCCAGTTACCCAGCCGAGAACCTTTAATTCCTTCAGCGCCTTATAAATACCGATCAAGCCAACTCCACCGCCTGTCGGATACACAATCACATCCGGCAGTGTCCAGCCGAGCTGTTCCGCTATTTCCAGCCCCATCGTTTTCTTGCCTTCAATTCGGTAAGGCTCCTTTAACGTCGAAGCATCGTAAAGCCCATGTTCGTTTACGGCTTTTGCTACAATTTTTCCGGCATCGCTAATCAGCCCGTTAACCAAGTAAAGCTTTGCACCGGATAACGCAACTTCATTCCGGGTGATCAACGGAGCGTCGACCGGCATAACGATGGTGGATTTGATTCCTGCCCGGGCTCCGTAAAGTGCCCATGCTGCTCCGGCATTGCCGTTCGTTGGCATGGCAAACTCGCGGACGCCCAGTTCCTTCGCTTTCGAAATGCCTACCGCCGCTCCTCTCGCTTTGAACGTGCCGGTCGGAACCATTCCTTCATCTTTCATATACAAGTTTTCTACAGACATTTCCCTTCCGAGCCTTGGCATGGCTATAAGCGGAGTCATCCCTTCCCCGAGAGACACTTTATTTTGTTCATGTTCAACCGGAAGCAGCTCATGGTATCTCCACAAATCATGGGTTCTTCCTGCTATTTCTTCACGCGTAACATTTGCTTGGATCTCATCCCACTTGTAATCGACTAATAGCGGCGAGCCGCAAACGCATAAATGGTGCTGCTCTTTAACGCTGTATGTATTGCTGCACTTTGGACAATAAAGATGCGAAATATAGCTGTATGTCATCATTTGTGTGCCCCTTTCAGATTGCCTTCATCTTAATCATTACTGATATGCCCCGAAATAACAAATAGAATTTTCTAAATTTTTTTTAAAAAGATTCATATGAAGAAAATAAGATTATTAAGCGGAAAACT includes these proteins:
- a CDS encoding putative bifunctional diguanylate cyclase/phosphodiesterase, whose translation is MKNQSNESEQKFQSVIESANDAIIVADQLGLVIQWNQGAEAIFGFSKKEVLGKNLDLIIPDRFKEAHRKGLERYYTSKSPSLMGKTLELTGCRKDGTEFPLELSLGSWETESGLYFSSIIRDISERKQTEEKINDLVYLDPLTKLPNRRLFYDRLSSILSQAKEDEQSFSLLFIDLDHFKLINDTFGHSIGDQLLIQATDRLQCNLSERDTVARLGGDEFVLILPQTDHNKAAAFAQDLQNIFNKPFYFSSEELFVSVSIGIGMFPNDGDTKEALIQSADIALYRVKEEGRNGFQFHTSEMNEIVARKSKLAMSLRKGLEYGEFDIHYQPQIDIKSGTIIGVEALARWTHSKMGKISPAEFIPLAEDTGAIIQIGEFVLREACKQNKAWQDAGLPPFRVAINISARQFSQTNLAEMIKDALEESGLEPKYLELELTESIIQGSKSAISMMQELKKMGIHLSIDDFGTGYSSLSYLKLFPIDTLKIDQYFTRNIQVDPKDAALVDTIIRMAHNLELNVIAEGVETSEQLEFLKVRHCDQAQGYYFNKPLPAEEIERIYRQLEGAQLLIQ
- a CDS encoding S8 family serine peptidase; translation: MKLKFSFSTVFISFLLTFFLFSTTVSANEVLDKPVIPKENLVTMFDEKKEYNHNELIVKFKEYVTAAEKQGILSSVEGTEVSSVLDGKISLVSLPKGSELLTAANQLLKQETIEFVQPNYEITQAYVPSDSGYKKQWHLKKIQMQKAWDATKGSSGIIVAVIDGGVQTNHPDLKGKIVSPYNVVTGKKTFSASEHGTHVAGVVAASINKKGVVGIAPNVKIMPINVFQSSGADTYDVIDAIVYATKNGANIINMSLGNYYYDYALDDATTYAKNKGVTIIAAAGNDNTYYDIYPASLPSVISVSATNSSDKITGFSNFGYNIDLAAPGEDIYSTVSGSSYKYMDGTSMAAPVVSGVAALVLSKNPLLSPDQVENILTKSAVDLGSKGWDYYYGYGRVDASKALKQTPTPLTNISSAAAFTASGTNKNRMSFTAQKGKTVSFYIQNSKGTTIKKLVKPEKWTGGKLTASWDGKQENGLYAPTGSYNVIAKLTNGRESVYKKKTVKLTNKVKPSIKISSSALYSPTVQSKLKLYFDVNQKTAITAKIYNSKNTVIKTIFSNKSITAKTNKIEWNGTNSKEEKVKDGTYKLVLSGVGANKIKASNVNVSIKIDATKPAAQIDLLATPFKSDGASKNAVKVTFKEKVTATTYVTTDKGVKVKRLTNKQTFNSGAVTLQWNGKNDSGKFVSEGSYMYQTEAKDAAGNQMVTKSKVFSLQDWQKPIVSSTKDLTFKKEGNASFSYNISKPASVTIQLLNNGQVVRTVETGNSKNTGTNIFVWDGKDQAGNILPDGKYQFNITAVDKYKNTNSYIGNMTVSLTAVDIMYPSVSNFFEYGAGSDIYYKLSQDSSVTIEIFDSSNTKIRTIEKASRKAGINHFNWDGYDDEGYYEYWDYEVYYYVIKAKNAFGNETTVKGKITNEESPAWLTAHSYSFTPSVDYYWENTQLNLLIDVKEPTKMTLYVYDGYYSDYIVDKETYNLDEGKNERTYTKKSAEDLYYVIQYEDQLGNAYRFGIDESGYYNSYSMQKTELIPKIAMPK
- a CDS encoding Ig-like domain-containing protein is translated as MKKGLRLKMAFTLVLLLSFFVGTSAQAEGNILLDEGTYVVGNEISAGLNKFKATDGYVKIEVYRGQEAVITETINSYRSNQLNIHLETEDRVDVSFIDSSPKLEVGILALADLNAMTNGYYVIGTDFPAGTYLLDVDQPLYEEDLANVFVLDSNGNQKKSVAVYENKDPVELKLIAGEKIYITDLAGTMSFKETIIVPTSIKLARSGLSITPNQTYKVTATVSPSNATDKTITWKSSNTKVATVDASGNVKGIAKGTAKITATATGNSKVVKTLNVNVSAKSVKVNKTSLSVMEGKTGTFSATVSPADSKDKAVTWKSSNTKIATVDSKGKVTGKAKGTVTITASVKSGKSATAKVTVTAPVAAKSAKMNKSAATVTKGKTLTLTATVSPSNTTNKTLKWKSSNTKVAKVDSEGKVTAVGAGTAKITATTTNGKVTSATIKVPYSKTLTTGTWKAGTHLPAGRYKITAKSGVGNVYITSNSYDRDIIETLDSNGEYGVTAITTDIKAGDTIEIEFIDSVQFTEVSHVKSTTLHAGYWTVGKDINAGRYKITTTDYVGNLFISRGDDMFVIETLMRDPDEWGVGSVTTTLKNGDRIYIGGLNKVLFTKK
- a CDS encoding S8 family serine peptidase codes for the protein MKKTLALLAALTIFLNLETVIYAEGQQPKTAETDQVIVIMEEDATVPLKNGKVIPVEGEENQLVSVEIPKGETIDGFIQELEKRSDVKSVEPDHLIKLAYTTNDPAINFEQYHHKRIGTIRAWDQTLGSPNVVVAVIDDGADLLHPDLAGKWVSPYDIVKDSATAIPAGSHGTHIAGIIGASIGNRTMGAGVAPKTSIMPINVFNGQYSLTSDIIAGISYAVKNEADIINMSFATEVYSEAFETAVKTANENGVVLVAAAGNDGKSTPNYPAAYPGVISVGSTTSTDELSTFSNYGSTIDITAPGDSIYSTWPGGLFESMSGTSMATPVVAGVAALVMSNEPELSNKEIEKRLYETAKDLGAPGRDDLFGNGRVNAKDALLLNPAKPGVDRVTDQSTAVKGTAEAEATVTVKAGTALLGTGIVEEDDKFTVAIPKQRAGTKLKVTVADANGKVSEAEGVIVADVTAPHAPIVISLYNTSASITGKAESGSTVHAYAGTKEIGKATAVGGGFTMKIAKQPAGTSVTLVAVDAAGNKSPAAKITVGNATLKVATTAYNKLKVSWSQTAGAHGYEIYRSTSLSGTYSKVGTAASGSTLSYTNSSLTTGKTYYYKVRAYRTIDGKKVYGPYISIASGKPAVSNTASVKAAAGGYNKNKISWSPVSGASGYAVYQATSKNGAYRNIKMIGNGSTLTHTKTGLTAGKTYYYKVRAYRTVNGKKYFGPYSSTASAKPVLPIRSVVKSIGSNSIFSYIHKGLAGGKAYYAQSRTVTGKKYINPYSGPVSSKTASAKPSSISAVKAGSTSIKASWPKVKEASGYELHRATSKTGTYFKIKAYTSGSAIIYTDKSLTKGKTYYYKVRAYRFVNGKKMYSTFTATAAVKL
- a CDS encoding threonine synthase — translated: MTYSYISHLYCPKCSNTYSVKEQHHLCVCGSPLLVDYKWDEIQANVTREEIAGRTHDLWRYHELLPVEHEQNKVSLGEGMTPLIAMPRLGREMSVENLYMKDEGMVPTGTFKARGAAVGISKAKELGVREFAMPTNGNAGAAWALYGARAGIKSTIVMPVDAPLITRNEVALSGAKLYLVNGLISDAGKIVAKAVNEHGLYDASTLKEPYRIEGKKTMGLEIAEQLGWTLPDVIVYPTGGGVGLIGIYKALKELKVLGWVTGDLPRLVAVQAVGCAPIVKAWEEKKAESEFWPGSASIAFGINVPKALGDFLVLKALYQTAGCAIAVDDQVMIEEQEKIAQLEGAFICPEGAAAFAAIRKLRESGWIQEGETVVALNTGAGIKYPDTVKVNVPVLEIGDSLDGKVPN